Part of the Planctomycetia bacterium genome is shown below.
CGTCCCATGGCCGCGACATTGGCCGAATTGGCGTCCTTAGTTCAGGGGACGGTCCGCGGCGACGAGCAGTTCCGCGTCGAAGGCGCGAAGACCTTGCGCGACGCCGGGGCGAACGACATTAGCCTGATCGATCACGCCGACAAACTGCCGAAGCTCAACGGCTCGGCGGCCGGCGCGGTGGTGATTCCGCGAGGTCTCGCGGGGGTTTCCCGGCCCGCAATTGAAGTGGACGACGTTCACCAGGCGTTTACCGGGCTGGTCCTGCATTTTCGGCCGGCGCGGACGGCGGGCGCGCGGGGAATTCATCCGACGGCCTCGATCAGCCACACCGCCACGCTGGGAAACAATGTCTCGATTGGCCCCGGCGCGACGATCGGCGACGACTGCGTGATCGGCGATGGCGGCACGATCCACGCCGGCGCTCATCTGATGGCTGGCTGCCGACTTGGACGCGACGTCACAATGTTTCCGGGCGCGGTGCTGTATGACGAGACCATCGTTGGTGATCGCGTCACGATTCACGGCGGCGTGATCGTCGGCGCCTACGGTTTTGGCTATTCCCAAAAGAACGGGCGACACGAGATCTCCGCACAACTGGGTTGGGTGGAAATCGAAAGCGACGTGGAGATTGGCGCGGGCGCGACGATTGATCGCGGCACTTATGGTCCCACGGTGATCGGTGAAGGGACGAAAATCGACAACCAGGTCCAGGTTGCCCACAACTGCCGCATTGGCAAACACAATCTACTTTGCGCCCAGGTCGGTATCGCCGGCAGCACGTCGACCGGCGACTACGTCGTGATGGGCGGACAAGTCGGCGTGCGCGATCACGTCCACATCGGCCGTGGTGCGGTGATCACGGCGATGGCAGGTATCACGAACAACGTTCCGGACGGCGTCGTGATGATGGGCATTCCGGCCACGCCGATCCGCGAGCAACACGTCAAGCAAGCTGCTTGGACGAAGTTGCCCGAGATGCGTGCGCAGTTCCGCGAGTTAGTCCGCCAGGTGACCGAGTTGCGCGAGCGATTAGGTTTGGCGAATGAAAAGAAGGCGGCATGAGGAAGTTTGAAGTTTTCAGTGTTCAGTTTTCAGTCGAGTAAAGTGAACTCATCACTCATCACTTGTATCTCACCCATGCCCGCGACAACAGCAGCCGGTGGTCCTCCGCGCGTCGGATTGCTTGCTGGTTGGGGGCGTTATCCGATCGTGGTCGCCGAAGCGTTGCGAGCGCAAGGCTATTCGATTTATTGCCTGGGATTGAAGGACAACGCCGATCCGGCATTGCGCGAGATTTGCGCTGACTTTGAGTGGCTGGGCATGGCGCAGTTGGGGAAAGCGATTCGCTACTATCGCCGGCAGCGCTGCACGCAGATCACTATGGCCGGCAAGATTCACAAGGTGCAACTGTTTCAACCTTGGGTGTGGTTGAAGATCGTGCCGGATTGGCGGGCGGTGAAGTGCTATTACCCGCACTTCTGGTTGACGAAGAGCGATCGCAAGGATGACACATTACTGGGCGCGGCGATTGCGGAGTTCGCGAAGGATGGCATCACCGTCGCACCGGCCACCGATTTTGCTCCGGAGTTGCTCGTGAAAGCAGGACAACTAACGCGTCGCGGACCAACGGCGGCGCAAGTCGCTGATATGGATTTCGGCTGGTCGTTGGCCAAGGAGATGGGTCGGCTCGACGTGGGGCAGAGCGTCGCTGTGAAAGGCCGCGCCGTGTTCGCCGTGGAAGCGATCGAAGGGACCGACGAATGCATTCGCCGCGCGGGGCAACTTTGCCGGTCCGGCGGCTTCACCGTCGTGAAGACCGCGAAACCGCAGCAAGACATGCGGTTCGACGTCCCGACGATCGGCGTCGGCACGCTGGAAACGATGGTACAGGCCGGCGCGGCGGCGCTGGCCATCGAAGCCGATAAAACGATCATCCTCGACGAGGCGGCGGTGCTGGAGTTCGCCAATCGCCACGGCCTGGTGATCGTCGCGCGACGCAACGATGCGCAAGCCGCGGCGGCGTAGCGCGGCTTTTCGCGCCAAGCCCAGGGAAGGTCGTCCATGACTTCCGCCCATGGAGCGGTTTCGACGACCTTCCCTGGGCTTAACAGCGCGGCATACCGATCACCGTCTATTTCTTCCCCGTGTAAACGCGCACATTCTTCGTCGCGCGGCCGACGGCGACAATGTCCGTGAGTCTGTCTCGATTCAAATCTGCGGCCCCGAGGTCTTCCACGGCGACGCCGGCAGGATCGACGAGTTGCCGTGTCCAAGTGATTGCGCCGGCGACGTCCACAGCCGGATCGTAGATACGCACGCCGCGCGGGTTGGCTTCGTCGATGGAGTCCCGCACGCCGATGATCAATTCCTCGTCGGCGTCGGCGTCGAGATTCGCGCACCAGACGCCGTGGCCCCATTTAAGTTGTTCGTCGAGCATGTGGCGATCCCAGAGCGGTTGCGCGGCGTCGGCCGGTCGTGTGTAGACGACGACTTGAAACCCGTGCCAAGGCTCGACGGTGGCGATGTAGTCGCGGCCGTTCGCCAATTGCCCGCGCTTGATTTCACTTGCTCCGCGCGACGGTGCGCCTTCGACCTGGTAGCCGGCGCCGATCACGGTTCTTCGCCAGGTATCGTCGTCGTTGCGTTCCAGCAGCGACACGCCTTCGAAGCTGACCGTGAGTAGGTCGAGCTTGCCGTCGCCGTTCAGGTCAGTCGGCCAGAAGTTATGCGCGACGTGCAATTCCTCATTGAGCACCGTCGCTGGCCAGCGATCTTTGAGGGGGGCGGCGGGGATCGAATACGCCATCAGGCGCACGGTCTTCTCGGCGAACGCGGGGCCCGTTGTGCCTGCGCCCAAGAGCGGCAGCATCACCAACTCCGGCTGGCCGTCTCCATGGAGATCGACCCACCGCATGCGATGCACGCTCGGCTCGTCGGCGATGTGCCGCACCGTCCACGGCTCATCGAGCGTCGCGCCCGGCGTCAACCATTGCACGGTGCCGACCGCGTTGGAATCGAGTCCCTTCCAGCCGGCGCCGATGGCTAGGTCCAACCGCCCGTCGCCGTCGATGTCGTGCGGCGCGACGCAGACATTGTCGCGCGCCGTGGTACCGGCCGTGATCACGCG
Proteins encoded:
- the lpxD gene encoding UDP-3-O-(3-hydroxymyristoyl)glucosamine N-acyltransferase; this translates as MAATLAELASLVQGTVRGDEQFRVEGAKTLRDAGANDISLIDHADKLPKLNGSAAGAVVIPRGLAGVSRPAIEVDDVHQAFTGLVLHFRPARTAGARGIHPTASISHTATLGNNVSIGPGATIGDDCVIGDGGTIHAGAHLMAGCRLGRDVTMFPGAVLYDETIVGDRVTIHGGVIVGAYGFGYSQKNGRHEISAQLGWVEIESDVEIGAGATIDRGTYGPTVIGEGTKIDNQVQVAHNCRIGKHNLLCAQVGIAGSTSTGDYVVMGGQVGVRDHVHIGRGAVITAMAGITNNVPDGVVMMGIPATPIREQHVKQAAWTKLPEMRAQFRELVRQVTELRERLGLANEKKAA
- the lpxI gene encoding UDP-2,3-diacylglucosamine diphosphatase LpxI (LpxI, functionally equivalent to LpxH, replaces it in LPS biosynthesis in a minority of bacteria.): MPATTAAGGPPRVGLLAGWGRYPIVVAEALRAQGYSIYCLGLKDNADPALREICADFEWLGMAQLGKAIRYYRRQRCTQITMAGKIHKVQLFQPWVWLKIVPDWRAVKCYYPHFWLTKSDRKDDTLLGAAIAEFAKDGITVAPATDFAPELLVKAGQLTRRGPTAAQVADMDFGWSLAKEMGRLDVGQSVAVKGRAVFAVEAIEGTDECIRRAGQLCRSGGFTVVKTAKPQQDMRFDVPTIGVGTLETMVQAGAAALAIEADKTIILDEAAVLEFANRHGLVIVARRNDAQAAAA
- a CDS encoding VCBS repeat-containing protein — translated: MHRRYWIVSFICACLLPGTSRLEAEWAFDMAEPERELGVGYAVSLADVNSDGRLDIIVVDTERVLWYENPSWQRRVITAGTTARDNVCVAPHDIDGDGRLDLAIGAGWKGLDSNAVGTVQWLTPGATLDEPWTVRHIADEPSVHRMRWVDLHGDGQPELVMLPLLGAGTTGPAFAEKTVRLMAYSIPAAPLKDRWPATVLNEELHVAHNFWPTDLNGDGKLDLLTVSFEGVSLLERNDDDTWRRTVIGAGYQVEGAPSRGASEIKRGQLANGRDYIATVEPWHGFQVVVYTRPADAAQPLWDRHMLDEQLKWGHGVWCANLDADADEELIIGVRDSIDEANPRGVRIYDPAVDVAGAITWTRQLVDPAGVAVEDLGAADLNRDRLTDIVAVGRATKNVRVYTGKK